From Ramlibacter tataouinensis, the proteins below share one genomic window:
- a CDS encoding WYL domain-containing protein, translating into MKPVVELLTEAVASHTAVTIIYNGGSNPGSKRPVVPLGIIGDSLLAREPGISREKAFKLMRIASVIHPDGRTVENDGAESIKIETSATPLLASLAEYVAMLKTQYVAAGWNVFEAEQLFGVGRFLKSGKPRKYPCISVEFMDRTEVETLDFETGELVTEKRALTGRERPWCVQSDRQPRCRSFSELHKAIEYFTTEISASSPHK; encoded by the coding sequence GTGAAACCGGTAGTCGAACTACTCACAGAGGCTGTTGCGAGCCATACGGCCGTGACAATCATCTATAACGGTGGAAGCAACCCCGGTTCAAAACGTCCAGTGGTTCCCTTGGGCATCATTGGCGATTCGCTGCTTGCTCGCGAACCGGGTATCTCTCGTGAGAAGGCCTTCAAGCTCATGAGGATTGCTTCCGTGATCCATCCTGACGGCCGCACCGTCGAAAATGATGGAGCAGAGTCGATCAAGATTGAGACGTCTGCAACGCCGCTTCTCGCTTCTCTCGCCGAATATGTAGCAATGCTCAAGACGCAGTACGTCGCTGCTGGGTGGAATGTCTTTGAGGCCGAACAGCTTTTCGGCGTCGGCCGCTTCCTGAAGAGCGGAAAGCCGCGAAAGTACCCGTGCATCAGCGTTGAATTCATGGACCGCACTGAGGTCGAGACGCTTGACTTCGAAACGGGCGAGTTGGTTACAGAAAAGAGAGCTCTGACCGGTCGCGAACGACCTTGGTGCGTTCAAAGCGACCGGCAGCCGCGGTGCAGGTCTTTCTCCGAACTTCACAAGGCGATCGAGTACTTCACGACCGAGATCTCCGCGTCGAGCCCGCACAAATAG
- the drmB gene encoding DUF1998 domain-containing protein translates to MKREIRSSSIAGTAGVGAVIDVGQESFVIPGLDRWKQEQLRVIQLRRLSDRLKKVLKAPREGNPSLLVRRFPRAMFCEKCRRITMWKTELEKEGEEPKCPHEGCAGPLVPMRFVAACERGHLDDVDWRRWAHSGAHAKPGCRHYGKLKFVVDPTASTGGLASLKVECECGSWRSLEEIANKAIVKEVFPCCSGTHPWIVGSAETCPAAVVVLQRGATNLHYPDTISALDIPVDIEESPVSQFAEQVKAHGLFQKLLTFIRGTGNTKDLIDGFVTVIAQQVGCDEAVVLEIATAEVEGRAVTGGKMKSQLTGPVEQGVFLEEEWRTMRAALNAGEMISGTFAAVAEELDGAAPQWLRSLVERVLLIRRLREVRAYLGFQRVKPGPAERRVSPDVGHPENWLAATEVFGEGFVLALNFAALERWSKSLPASELNAIADLEKKRLDENFWFLPKVDPAFLAIHTLSHLLLRQVTFDCGYSSSSLRERIYFDRINQYAGLMIYTADADSEGSLGGLVRQGRSDRLARSIIAAVEQGRWCSSDPVCSETAGQGLGGFNHAACHACCLVSETSCTHANTLLDRRMLIDPAWGLLPRLGAEL, encoded by the coding sequence ATGAAACGCGAAATCAGGTCGTCGTCGATCGCAGGAACTGCCGGCGTGGGGGCAGTTATTGATGTCGGCCAGGAGTCATTCGTCATCCCCGGTCTCGACAGATGGAAGCAGGAGCAGCTCCGCGTCATCCAGCTGCGTCGACTCTCCGACAGACTCAAGAAGGTGCTCAAGGCACCGCGGGAAGGGAACCCGAGCCTGCTTGTCCGGCGCTTTCCTCGTGCCATGTTCTGCGAAAAATGCAGACGCATAACAATGTGGAAGACCGAACTGGAGAAGGAAGGCGAGGAGCCGAAGTGCCCGCATGAAGGCTGCGCCGGCCCACTGGTTCCCATGCGTTTCGTGGCAGCCTGTGAACGAGGCCATTTGGACGATGTGGATTGGCGGAGGTGGGCCCACTCCGGCGCGCATGCCAAACCTGGATGCCGGCACTATGGAAAGCTGAAGTTCGTAGTCGACCCAACGGCATCGACAGGGGGGCTGGCATCTTTGAAGGTGGAGTGTGAATGCGGCAGTTGGCGGAGCCTGGAGGAGATTGCCAACAAGGCGATCGTCAAGGAGGTGTTCCCTTGCTGCTCCGGTACGCATCCTTGGATAGTGGGTTCTGCCGAAACCTGCCCGGCTGCAGTGGTCGTTCTCCAGAGAGGCGCCACAAACCTCCACTACCCGGATACGATCTCCGCGCTCGACATTCCCGTGGACATCGAGGAGAGCCCAGTCTCCCAGTTCGCGGAGCAGGTAAAAGCGCACGGGCTGTTTCAGAAACTCCTCACTTTCATTCGGGGGACTGGCAACACGAAGGACCTGATCGACGGCTTTGTCACTGTGATTGCGCAGCAGGTCGGCTGCGATGAGGCTGTGGTCCTGGAAATCGCCACTGCCGAAGTCGAGGGCCGTGCGGTGACTGGTGGAAAAATGAAGTCGCAGTTGACCGGTCCGGTGGAGCAGGGTGTTTTTCTCGAGGAGGAGTGGCGCACTATGCGCGCCGCTCTGAACGCAGGCGAGATGATCAGTGGCACCTTTGCCGCTGTCGCAGAGGAACTCGATGGCGCGGCTCCTCAGTGGCTAAGAAGTCTGGTGGAGAGGGTCCTGCTAATCCGACGGCTCAGGGAGGTCCGTGCGTATCTGGGCTTCCAGCGTGTCAAGCCAGGTCCTGCCGAAAGAAGGGTATCTCCTGACGTCGGGCATCCGGAGAACTGGCTGGCGGCAACCGAGGTGTTCGGCGAGGGATTCGTGCTCGCGCTCAACTTCGCAGCACTTGAGCGCTGGAGCAAGTCGCTTCCCGCGAGCGAACTCAATGCGATTGCAGACCTTGAAAAAAAGCGACTGGACGAGAATTTCTGGTTTCTTCCCAAGGTAGACCCGGCTTTTTTGGCTATTCATACACTCTCCCATCTCCTGCTTCGGCAAGTGACGTTCGACTGCGGCTATTCCTCCTCATCCCTTCGCGAACGGATCTATTTCGACCGGATTAATCAGTATGCCGGGCTGATGATCTATACAGCTGACGCTGATTCTGAGGGTTCCCTCGGTGGTCTGGTGAGGCAGGGACGAAGCGACCGGCTTGCGCGATCGATCATTGCTGCAGTCGAGCAGGGCCGCTGGTGCTCCTCAGATCCGGTGTGCTCCGAAACCGCGGGCCAAGGGCTGGGAGGATTTAATCATGCGGCCTGCCATGCCTGCTGCCTTGTGTCTGAGACGAGTTGCACACATGCAAATACGCTGCTCGATCGACGGATGCTCATCGACCCCGCATGGGGGCTTCTGCCACGCCTCGGAGCTGAGTTGTGA
- a CDS encoding HAD family hydrolase — MSMNQPSNLPRIVFFDLEGTLLKKHYHLDDGLVAPSAWTLLAEKLGPECLAAENESKKVWKAGGYPTYIDWMIATIDIHRRFGLTKDVFQQLIDSAELMPGATELVSELDRAGVVTVLITGGFKALADKVQQALRLRHSFAACDYFFDAVGRLDHWNLLPADEAGKVDFMQLICREYKTAPEHCAFIGDGMNDVHMAREVGFSVAFNAQRELEEVASVCVRQEVGREDLTEILRLLKR; from the coding sequence ATGTCCATGAACCAGCCATCGAATCTGCCGAGGATCGTTTTTTTTGATCTCGAAGGGACTCTGCTGAAGAAGCACTATCACCTTGACGACGGACTTGTGGCGCCGAGCGCATGGACCTTGCTCGCAGAGAAGTTAGGGCCTGAATGCTTAGCCGCGGAGAATGAGTCCAAGAAGGTTTGGAAGGCCGGTGGATACCCTACCTACATCGACTGGATGATCGCCACCATAGATATTCATCGGCGTTTCGGTCTCACGAAGGACGTTTTCCAGCAGCTTATTGATTCGGCCGAACTGATGCCAGGCGCTACTGAGCTGGTGAGCGAGCTGGATAGGGCAGGTGTGGTCACGGTGCTTATCACTGGCGGGTTCAAGGCTTTAGCAGACAAGGTCCAACAAGCATTGCGCCTGCGGCATTCTTTCGCGGCATGCGATTACTTTTTTGACGCCGTAGGGAGGTTGGATCACTGGAACCTGCTCCCGGCAGATGAAGCCGGAAAGGTCGATTTCATGCAGTTGATTTGCCGGGAGTACAAGACTGCTCCTGAGCACTGTGCGTTCATCGGGGACGGGATGAACGACGTGCATATGGCGCGAGAAGTCGGATTCTCAGTCGCATTCAATGCCCAGCGCGAGCTAGAGGAAGTCGCCTCAGTGTGCGTAAGGCAGGAAGTCGGGCGGGAGGATCTGACTGAGATTCTCAGATTGCTTAAAAGGTAA
- a CDS encoding HNH endonuclease, whose amino-acid sequence MAKNLKKHRRCAFHAQSGRCFYCALPVWEEHPERFAQDQKVPTRLLGFLRNTAEHVVPRQDAGKDIRNNIVAACWWCNSQRHRGRQHRAPDYLNYRSWVQEMVTAGKWHPVVAHRIANQGQSPSADRKPKVA is encoded by the coding sequence ATGGCCAAGAATCTCAAAAAACATCGTCGCTGCGCGTTTCACGCGCAAAGTGGTCGTTGCTTCTATTGCGCACTGCCTGTATGGGAAGAACATCCGGAGCGGTTTGCCCAAGATCAGAAAGTGCCTACGCGCCTGCTTGGATTCCTTCGCAACACCGCTGAGCACGTTGTTCCGCGGCAGGACGCCGGCAAGGACATCCGCAACAACATCGTGGCTGCCTGCTGGTGGTGCAACAGTCAGCGGCACAGGGGGCGCCAGCACCGTGCGCCTGACTATCTGAACTACCGCTCATGGGTCCAGGAGATGGTGACCGCGGGTAAGTGGCATCCAGTAGTGGCACACCGGATCGCTAACCAAGGTCAATCGCCTTCCGCTGACCGAAAGCCGAAAGTGGCTTGA
- the cdd gene encoding cytidine deaminase: MSDPGDWSQTLMTAARAARKNAYAPYSSFSVGAAVRTADGLVFSGTNVENASYGLTMCAERVAIFTAIAAGATNLKAIAITSGGSRLVSPCGACRQVMAEHLPLDASVLLDGEGGQTKMVTVGELLPLAFVPSDLPGESS, translated from the coding sequence GTGAGCGATCCTGGCGATTGGTCTCAGACTTTGATGACGGCGGCTCGGGCTGCACGTAAGAACGCCTACGCGCCGTATTCGAGTTTCTCTGTTGGCGCAGCGGTGAGAACGGCTGATGGACTTGTATTCAGCGGCACTAACGTGGAGAACGCCTCCTATGGCCTCACCATGTGCGCAGAGAGGGTAGCGATCTTCACTGCGATAGCCGCTGGGGCAACTAATTTGAAGGCGATTGCTATCACGTCGGGTGGTTCCCGTCTGGTGTCTCCATGCGGTGCCTGCAGGCAAGTTATGGCCGAGCATCTTCCCCTTGATGCGAGCGTGCTACTGGATGGGGAAGGCGGCCAGACAAAGATGGTGACCGTAGGTGAGCTTCTCCCGCTAGCTTTTGTGCCGTCCGATCTGCCAGGCGAGTCTTCCTGA
- a CDS encoding very short patch repair endonuclease — translation MSRIRGKNTKSEITVRKALHAVGFRFRLHDRKLTCTPDVVLPRSRTAVFVRGCFWHQHPGCKEAAMPTCRVDFWGPMVASNRVWDEQCVEQLTALGGRSSQFGSAKRPVNHQSGPPGFAQATTE, via the coding sequence ATGTCCCGCATCCGCGGGAAAAACACGAAGTCGGAGATTACCGTCCGCAAGGCTCTGCATGCGGTTGGGTTTCGGTTCAGGCTTCACGATCGCAAGTTGACCTGCACCCCGGACGTTGTCCTGCCTCGCTCCAGAACGGCAGTTTTCGTCCGCGGCTGTTTCTGGCATCAACATCCTGGATGCAAGGAAGCTGCGATGCCCACGTGCAGGGTCGATTTTTGGGGGCCGATGGTTGCATCGAATCGCGTCTGGGACGAGCAGTGCGTTGAACAGCTCACGGCGCTGGGTGGTCGGTCCTCGCAATTTGGGAGTGCGAAACGGCCGGTCAATCACCAATCCGGGCCCCCGGGCTTCGCGCAAGCGACGACCGAATAG
- a CDS encoding DUF5710 domain-containing protein: MFNQVLAKYSSNASDGSSLPSQTVLSWFRDWWNASRIPPHPHSGKLCIEVPFEQKDRAKAAGARWYPNEFRPWGRRRGVWMVDPDLYFANPARFGDWRIWHAPPSLPEKPDSLDWEAVSVHLLEHEADLDADALNVGSLLIDEGQDFPPAFYRTLRFISAVGSARPVEHPLKCLVLADENQKLTEENSTLEEIARELRIAEGDRFLLLDNFRNTKEVAELARRFFADVGVLPHLPTRSGPKPTFALLGRSEIVNRIRTWLVNNPGKEAGVLVFSEEDRDSLVTLIREKCENLKGRHVTVQTYSWNSRRINPAKDLVFDTPDVVTVLNMQSCKGLEFDAVFILDLSHAQISRIGPDRFKMQMFVAVSRSREWVGLLDSGKGAASAPYVELLPDERYLERESQLERAAQSAGDATLLSEPKETLAVRKDEGWETRLKQFAKSGKLKLQDKRPKGGVLWVEDERGVEDLVRPLGFQYSAKQSAWWRK; this comes from the coding sequence ATGTTCAATCAGGTCCTTGCCAAGTACTCGTCGAATGCGTCAGACGGGTCCTCGCTGCCCAGTCAGACGGTCCTGAGCTGGTTCCGTGACTGGTGGAACGCAAGCCGAATTCCGCCTCATCCTCACAGCGGCAAGTTGTGTATCGAGGTGCCGTTTGAACAAAAGGACCGGGCGAAAGCCGCGGGCGCCCGCTGGTATCCGAATGAATTCCGCCCATGGGGGCGCAGGCGAGGGGTGTGGATGGTCGACCCTGACCTGTATTTCGCGAACCCGGCGAGATTCGGCGACTGGCGCATCTGGCATGCGCCCCCATCCTTGCCTGAAAAGCCAGATTCGCTGGATTGGGAGGCAGTGTCCGTGCATCTGCTGGAACACGAGGCGGACCTTGACGCGGATGCCCTGAATGTCGGGTCGCTTCTGATCGATGAAGGACAGGACTTCCCACCCGCGTTCTATAGGACGCTCCGTTTCATATCGGCTGTCGGGTCGGCACGGCCGGTAGAGCACCCACTCAAATGCCTTGTGCTCGCAGACGAAAATCAAAAGCTTACTGAGGAGAACTCAACTCTTGAGGAGATCGCCCGCGAGCTGAGGATCGCCGAGGGCGATCGATTTCTGCTTCTTGACAACTTCAGGAACACCAAGGAGGTGGCGGAACTTGCGCGGCGGTTCTTCGCAGACGTTGGGGTGCTTCCGCATCTTCCAACGCGCTCGGGTCCGAAGCCCACCTTCGCTCTTCTTGGGCGAAGCGAAATCGTCAACAGGATCAGGACATGGCTCGTGAACAACCCCGGCAAGGAGGCTGGGGTTCTGGTGTTCAGTGAGGAGGATAGGGACTCACTTGTGACTCTGATCCGCGAAAAATGCGAAAACCTGAAAGGTCGACATGTAACGGTTCAGACGTATTCTTGGAATTCCCGCCGCATCAATCCAGCAAAAGACCTGGTTTTTGACACCCCTGATGTGGTAACCGTGCTGAATATGCAAAGCTGCAAGGGGCTCGAGTTTGACGCGGTGTTCATCCTAGACCTGTCTCATGCGCAGATCAGCCGGATCGGACCCGACCGGTTCAAGATGCAGATGTTCGTCGCGGTGTCCAGGAGCCGCGAGTGGGTTGGTCTGCTGGACTCAGGAAAGGGGGCGGCCTCGGCGCCGTATGTGGAGCTGCTGCCGGATGAGAGGTATCTTGAGCGTGAATCCCAGCTTGAGCGCGCAGCGCAATCCGCCGGCGATGCAACCCTTTTGTCGGAGCCGAAGGAAACTCTTGCCGTCCGTAAGGACGAAGGTTGGGAGACTCGGTTAAAGCAGTTCGCGAAATCCGGCAAGCTGAAGTTGCAGGATAAGAGACCGAAAGGCGGGGTACTATGGGTTGAAGATGAAAGAGGCGTTGAGGATCTCGTCCGGCCTCTGGGGTTCCAGTATTCTGCAAAGCAATCAGCATGGTGGAGGAAATGA
- a CDS encoding helicase-related protein encodes MKKDDVELIRGEFLRAVRLRLIGPESEFEELREKPNKRYLCGMLFPKGAGTAAASADEEELADDQSSVDESENQELESPTDLLFQKLPASTGMTFALERDEKSVSVEVNAARYERTKADVLASPAHGGKVGHVWKRHPLVPGGPEKVVFEARSGHQNQAVLQGRAAVHIFIRTVHGVGMATVSLVNAAEADPDKPINVEDLLFQVEIACRPSLGVAEYPDPTALADDPEARELALQYRSLPTYAVGHGCAAEWTTAGGTVPVEVHASFMPAVEVPPVTTEIASLPPAVTEALSMARLQRVDFDPLPAFRLFVQQYDDWLRTLRTVPVGPSYCDSRAAVLVRIEKTISRMRGGIQLLEDQPEVMRLFRKANRAMLLSVSRASANRGRKAGDKFKDVDLDLLPDDAFKWRPFQLAFFLLSLQGLWDSAHPDRSIVDLIWFPTGGGKTEAYLAIAAFEMLRRRSVHGATGNGTAVIKRYTLRLLTIQQFERAGSLICALETLRKDGEISGAPFSLGLWVGKESAPNDYTDAAGDLKKILNTIGKVEGVKVPLKHCPCCGHPILPAEKVEGDQNVGLRDVGGRIDVFCPRPECGFHELLPIRFVDDDLYDEPPTMLLGTIDKFAMLAWRDEARAFFGDGESRLPPSLIIQDELHLISGPLGTLAGVYEAAIDTAICQLGPPAKYICATATIRRSDEQIEKLYGRKSMLFPPPGLDASDSFFSRAQNEHAGRLYVGLMGQGHTPTFSNVIASSAVLAAGADIRATLGDMADTWWTVVSYHNSKRELGKTLSLARDDIPARLRALGEQRSLSGSGVRELSANLKDSQIPEALHQLNIELPKPGVLDFVACTNMLSVGIDVQRLGLMIVNGQPKTVAEYIQASSRVGRDEKRLPGLVFALFSPSKPRDRSHYEFFSAFHKGFYRHVEPTSVTPFALPSQDRALHGAFVALVRMVSEVHANNAAARILQQEAQIRDLAEKLLNRIAAARDGKLQESSERLNEFLGFWMQRAKEKGANLRFQGSGGKQYASLMRPFRQRGEGRETLQSLRNVDTPLKLVVPMLSTGKEGG; translated from the coding sequence ATGAAGAAAGACGATGTTGAACTCATTCGCGGCGAGTTCCTCCGTGCCGTCCGCCTTCGACTGATCGGGCCGGAATCTGAATTCGAGGAGTTGCGCGAAAAGCCGAACAAGAGGTATCTCTGCGGCATGCTGTTTCCCAAGGGTGCCGGAACAGCAGCTGCGTCGGCTGATGAGGAGGAGCTCGCGGATGATCAATCCAGCGTGGACGAGAGTGAGAATCAAGAGCTCGAATCGCCGACGGATCTCTTGTTTCAGAAGCTGCCCGCATCGACCGGGATGACGTTTGCGCTCGAGCGGGATGAAAAGAGCGTGTCGGTAGAGGTCAACGCGGCCCGATACGAGCGCACAAAGGCAGACGTGCTCGCATCACCGGCTCACGGCGGCAAGGTCGGCCACGTCTGGAAGCGACACCCTTTGGTGCCCGGGGGCCCCGAGAAGGTTGTGTTTGAGGCCAGAAGCGGCCATCAAAATCAGGCGGTCCTTCAGGGCAGAGCGGCCGTGCACATCTTCATCCGCACGGTCCACGGAGTCGGGATGGCGACGGTTTCCCTGGTCAATGCCGCGGAAGCCGATCCGGACAAGCCAATCAACGTAGAGGACTTGCTCTTCCAGGTGGAGATCGCGTGTCGTCCCAGTCTCGGAGTAGCCGAATACCCGGATCCAACTGCATTGGCCGACGATCCCGAGGCTCGCGAGCTGGCACTCCAGTACCGAAGTCTGCCCACTTACGCAGTCGGCCATGGCTGCGCTGCCGAATGGACCACTGCGGGCGGGACAGTTCCAGTCGAAGTGCACGCCTCCTTCATGCCCGCTGTCGAAGTCCCGCCGGTGACGACGGAAATAGCCAGCCTGCCTCCCGCGGTGACGGAGGCCCTGTCGATGGCGCGTCTCCAGCGTGTGGATTTCGATCCACTTCCAGCGTTCCGACTGTTCGTCCAACAGTACGACGACTGGTTGCGAACACTCCGCACGGTGCCGGTCGGGCCCTCGTACTGCGATTCTCGTGCTGCCGTGCTCGTACGGATCGAGAAAACCATCAGTCGCATGCGAGGCGGTATTCAACTGCTTGAGGACCAGCCCGAAGTCATGCGTCTGTTTCGCAAGGCGAACAGAGCGATGCTGCTCAGTGTGAGCAGAGCATCAGCCAACAGGGGACGAAAAGCCGGGGACAAGTTCAAGGATGTCGATCTGGACCTGCTACCGGACGACGCTTTCAAGTGGAGACCATTTCAACTGGCGTTCTTTCTCCTGTCCCTCCAAGGACTTTGGGACAGCGCGCACCCTGACCGCTCCATCGTCGACCTGATCTGGTTCCCAACCGGGGGCGGCAAGACAGAAGCCTATCTTGCCATTGCCGCATTCGAGATGCTCCGGCGTCGTTCCGTCCATGGTGCGACGGGCAATGGAACAGCAGTCATAAAGCGATATACCCTTCGTCTTCTCACGATTCAGCAGTTCGAGCGTGCCGGCAGTCTCATTTGTGCATTGGAGACGTTGCGCAAGGACGGCGAAATCAGTGGCGCGCCGTTCAGCCTCGGTCTCTGGGTGGGCAAGGAGTCAGCCCCAAACGACTACACCGATGCCGCAGGGGACCTCAAGAAGATCCTGAATACGATAGGCAAGGTCGAAGGTGTGAAGGTTCCGCTGAAGCACTGCCCGTGCTGCGGTCATCCGATCCTGCCGGCCGAAAAGGTGGAAGGCGATCAGAACGTCGGGTTGCGGGATGTCGGCGGGCGCATCGATGTCTTCTGCCCTCGTCCCGAATGTGGATTCCACGAGCTGCTGCCGATACGGTTCGTCGATGACGATCTGTACGATGAGCCGCCTACCATGCTGCTGGGCACCATCGACAAGTTCGCGATGCTTGCGTGGCGCGACGAGGCGCGAGCTTTTTTTGGTGACGGAGAGTCGAGGCTGCCTCCCTCACTGATCATCCAGGATGAACTCCACCTGATCTCTGGACCACTTGGCACATTGGCGGGCGTGTACGAAGCAGCCATCGATACGGCGATATGCCAGCTTGGACCGCCCGCGAAATATATCTGTGCGACTGCAACCATCCGTCGGTCGGATGAGCAGATCGAGAAGCTGTACGGCCGAAAGAGCATGCTCTTTCCTCCGCCTGGGCTCGATGCATCTGACTCATTCTTCTCCCGGGCGCAGAACGAACATGCGGGAAGACTGTATGTCGGTCTGATGGGGCAGGGTCACACACCGACCTTCTCGAACGTTATCGCAAGTTCGGCCGTTTTGGCGGCTGGTGCAGATATCCGCGCAACGCTTGGCGACATGGCTGATACCTGGTGGACGGTTGTGTCCTATCACAACAGCAAGCGTGAGCTGGGCAAGACGCTGTCTCTTGCGCGTGATGACATTCCCGCCCGTCTGAGGGCCCTTGGAGAGCAGCGTTCCCTGAGTGGATCAGGAGTCCGCGAACTATCGGCAAATCTCAAGGACAGTCAGATCCCGGAGGCGCTCCATCAGCTGAACATCGAATTGCCAAAACCTGGAGTTCTAGATTTTGTCGCATGCACGAACATGCTTTCGGTTGGCATCGACGTTCAGCGGCTCGGGCTGATGATTGTCAACGGTCAGCCCAAGACCGTGGCCGAGTACATCCAGGCGTCGAGCCGTGTGGGTCGCGATGAAAAGCGGCTTCCCGGACTTGTTTTCGCTCTGTTCTCGCCTTCGAAGCCACGCGATCGCTCGCACTACGAATTCTTCAGTGCGTTTCACAAGGGGTTCTACCGCCATGTGGAACCGACAAGTGTGACGCCGTTTGCGCTGCCCTCGCAGGATCGTGCCCTGCACGGCGCGTTCGTCGCCCTGGTGCGAATGGTCTCGGAGGTCCACGCAAACAATGCCGCTGCCCGCATTCTTCAGCAGGAGGCGCAAATCCGAGACCTTGCAGAGAAATTGCTGAATCGGATCGCTGCCGCCCGTGACGGAAAGCTTCAGGAAAGTTCAGAGCGACTGAATGAGTTTCTCGGCTTCTGGATGCAGCGGGCAAAGGAGAAAGGGGCCAATCTGCGCTTTCAGGGCAGCGGCGGTAAGCAGTACGCGAGCCTCATGCGCCCGTTCCGGCAAAGAGGTGAGGGGCGGGAAACGCTTCAATCCTTGCGGAATGTGGACACGCCCTTGAAGCTGGTGGTACCTATGCTCAGTACGGGGAAGGAGGGCGGCTGA